The nucleotide sequence AATTCTGGAGCTGCAGCTGCAACGCCTGCCTCAGGGGGAGAGTCTGTCGCCCGTGGTGCAGCGTCTTTTACGTACCACAGGTCGCATGACCAATACCGTGCGCACCCTGCTGATGCTGGCCCGCCGTCCGGAAGAAATCGAATTTCATGAGCTTGACTGCAGTGCCCTCCTATGGGGCATAGTAGCTGAAATGGCGGGTGATGCCGTGTTGCGTCTGGCAGGCCAGCCTGGCCGGAGCGGATCTGACGGCAGCGCCGCCGCTTGCCCGGCCAAAGGGGCGGCGACAGCCGCTTGCAGCGCTGCGAGTCTTAACCGTACCGCGAGCCTGCCGGGTGACGGCGCGGTCGGTCATCCGCCGTTCAGCGGGCCGGAACAGCGCCCGCCCGTGGTGCTGCAGGCGGATATAGCCTCAGGCGTGCTGGTGCGCGGGCAAAAAGAGCTTGCGGGCATCGTGTTTAACAATCTGCTGGACAACGCCTGCCAGTACACGGAAAATGGGTGCGCCACAGTGGCTCTCACTCCGGGCGAACTGTGCGTGCGCAACAGCGGGCGCATCCCGTCCGGCGTGGATATTTTTGCCAGGGGCGTGCGTTGCGCGCCCAAGGCTGGCAGTGGTGCGGGCCTCGGGCTTTCACTTGCGCTCAGGGCATGCGAGCGGCTTGGATGGCAGCTTGATCTTGTCTCTGACCCGGCAGGCGGCGAAGCTGTGTTTCGCGTAACATTTACTCCTCTATCGCAGGGAGTTGACATATAATGTCCGACTTGCAACTTGGGCGGGGCATTGTTTCTGCCCCCGGCTTTTTTTCCGGCAAGCGCCGTTTTTTACTGCCCCTGCTGCTTGTGCTCGCGGCCCTGCTGTGCTGGCGGCTGTTTTTTGCCGGCGGCCCGGCCCGCAAGGGCATGAACATGGACATGCCGCCGGTGCGCATTGCCCCCGCAATTGCCCAGAATGTACCGCATTTTCTTAACGGTCTGGGCACGGTGCTGCCCTCAAGCGACGTGCTTGTCACCAGCCGCGTGGACGGCCAGCTGCAGCGCCTGCATTTTCAGGAAGGGCAGAGAGTAAAGGCTGGCGATCTGCTGGCCGAGATCGACCCGCGCCCCTTCAAGGCCTCCCTTGATCAGGCGCGCGGCACGCTGGCCAAGGATCAGGCGCAGCTGGACAATGCCCGCAAGGATCTGGCGCGGTACGCCAAGCTTGCGCAGGGCGACTTTATCGCCGCCCAGCAGTTTGAAACGCAGCGTGCACTTGTGCGGCAGTACGAGGGCTCGGTCGAGGCCGACAAGGCAGCGGTCGACTCCGCCGCCCTGCAGCTGAGCTACAGCCGCATTACCGCGCCCACGTCGGGGCGTCTGGGGCTGCGCAATGTGGACGAGGGCAACATGATCAAGGCTTCGGACACGTCAGGTCTTGTGCGCATCACCGAGGTAAGCCCCTGCGACGTGGTTTTTACGCTGCCTGAAAGTCAGGTTCCGCTGGTGGTGCAGGCCTTGCGCGCCCACGAGGACGATGTGGATCGCCAGCCTTTGCCCGTTCAGGCCTGGGACCGCGAACAGAAAACCCAGCTGGGAGTGGGCGGGTTGCTCTCGCTGGACAACCAGATTGACCTCTCTACCGGCACGGTAAAGCTCAAGGCGCGTTTTCCCAACAGGGATGGGGCCTTGTATCCCAACCAGTTTGTCAACGCCCGTCTGCAGGTGCGCGTGCTCCAGAATGCCGTGACGGTGCCCACGTCTGCCGTGCAGCTGGGCACGCGCGGGGCTTACGTGTACGTGGTCGCCAAAAACGACAAGGGGCAGGACGCCGTAACCGTGCGTCCCATTACCCCCGGCATTGCCACCGATGCACTGACAGTTGCGACCAAGGGCATTGAGCCGGGCGAGCTTGTGGTGGTCGACGGGCTTGACCGTCTGCGCGACGGCATTGCCGTTAAAGTCGCCGCCACAACAGAAACTCCCAAAGCCCAGCTTGCGGAATAACCGCCGGGGCACGCCGGGTTTCCTGTTTCTACCACCCCTTCCTGCAGGGGGAGCACCCGTTATATGAATCTTTCGCGCATATTTATTCTACGCCCCATAGCCACCTCTCTGCTCATGGTGGCGCTGTTTCTCTCCGGCCTGCTGGGGTATCGCTACCTGCCCGTGGCGGCCCTGCCGCAGATAGACTACCCGACCATTCAGGTGCAGACGCTGTATCCCGGCGGGTCGCCCGATGTGATGGCCTCGGTGATAACCGCCCCCCTTGAGCGGCAGTTTGGCATCATGCCCGGTCTGGTGCAGATGAGCTCCCTGTCCTCAGCCGGAGCCTCTGTGGTGACGTTGCAGTTTGACCTTGCCATTGCGCTGGACGTGGCCGAGCAGGAAGTGCAGGCGGCCATCAATGCCGCCAACAACCTGCTGCCGAGCGACCTGCCCTCGCCGCCCGTTTACAACAAGGTAAACCCGGCCGACCCGCCGGTCATTACCCTTGCCGTCACCAGCGATGCCATGCCGCTTACCCGGCTGGAAGACCTGGTTGATACGCGCATGGCCCAAAAAATTTCGCAGGTGCCCGGCGTGGGGCTGGTGACGCTTTCCGGCGGGCAGCGCCCGGCTGTGAGGGTGCAGGTCAACCCCAAGGCCCTGGCCAATGCGGGGCTTACCCTGGCCGACGTGCGCACGGCCATTGCCAAGGCCAACGTCAACGACGCCAAGGGGAGCTTTGACGGCCCGGAGCGGGCCAGCACCATTGACTCCAACGATCAGTTGACCTCCGCCGACGCCTATGCCGACGCCATCATCGGGTATCGGGATGGCGGCCCCCTGCGTCTGCGCGATGTGGCCGAGGTGGTCGAAGGGGCGGAAAACGCCCGCCTTGCCGCTTATGTGGCGGGCGAGGGCACGCCGTTTCGCCCGGCAATCGTGCTGTCGGTGCAGCGCCAGCCCGGTGCAAACGTTATCGGCGTGGCGGACAGGGTGCTGCAGCTTTTGCCCGTGCTCAAGCAGACGCTGCCCGGCAATGTGGACGTGCGCGTTGTTACCGACCGTACCACCACCATCCGCGCCACGGTTCACGATGTGCAGCTTGAGCTGCTGCTGGCCGTGGGGCTGGTGATCTGGGTCATCTGGCTGTTTTTGCGCAACGCCAGGGCCACGGTCATCCCCGCGCTGGCGGTTCCCCTTTCGCTGGTGGGCACGCTCGGGGTCATGCATCTGGCCGGGTATTCGCTGAACAACCTTACGCTCATGGCTCTGGTTATCGCCACAGGCTTTGTGGTGGACGACGCCATTGTGGTTATCGAAAACATCTCGCGGTACCTCGAGCAGGGGCAAAAACCCGTGCAGGCGGCCCTGACGGGCGCAGGGCAGATCGGATTTACCATTATTTCGCTGACCATTTCACTGGTAGCCGTGCTTATTCCCCTGCTTTTCATGGGAGACGTGGTGGGGCGGCTTTTCCGCGAGTTTGCGGTAACGCTGGCCGTGACCATCCTTATCTCTGCAGTAATTTCGCTCACGCTCACGCCCATGCTCTGCGCGGTTATGCTGCGCCCCGGGCAACATGCGCAGCAACAGGAAAGCGGCCGTTTTTTTACCCGCCTGCTGGCCTGGTATGAGGAAAAGCTCGACTGGGTGCTGCGCCACCAGAGTATTACCCTTGCGGTGGCAGTGGGTACGCTGGTTTTGACGGTTTTGCTGTATGCAGGCGTGCCCAAGGGATTTTTCCCCGTTCAGGATACGGGCGTCATCCAGGGCATGGCCGAAGCGCCGCAGGATACGTCGTTTGAGGCCATGGCAGGGCGGCAGCGTCAGCTGGCCGAGGTCATACTGCAAGATCCCGCTGTTGAGGGCGTGGTGTTTTTTGTGGGCGTGGACGGCATCAACCAGAGCATGGGAACCTCGCGCCTCTCCATTGAGCTGAAGCCGCTGGAAGACCGCGACGCCCGCGCTCCGGTCATTGCCCGCCGCATCATGGAAAAGGCCGTTGCCCTGCCGGGCATGACCCTGTATCTGCAGCCCGTGCAGGACCTGACCATTGAAGACCGCATTTCGCGTACCCAGTACCAGTTTACGGTTGAAGCCCTGGACAGGGACCAGCTGGATGCGTGGATTCCGCGTATTGTAAACGCCCTGGCGCAACGGCCAGAGCTTGAGATGGTGACCAGCGACTACCAGAGCCCTGGACGCATGGCCTGGCTCAACATCAACCGAGATGCCGCAGGCCGTCTTGGCATAAGCATGTCCACCATTGACAACGCCCTGTATGATGCTCTGGGCCAGCGGCTTATTTCAACCATCTTTACGCAGACCAACCAGTACAAGGTCGTGCTCGAAACGGCGCCCCGCTTCCGCCTCGGGCCGCAGTCGATGGAAAACATCTACGTGGCCGGCGGCGACGGCAAACCCGTGCCGCTCACAAGCCTGGCCACGCTTGAGGAGCGCCCCGTGCGCCTTTCCATCGCGCGTCAGGGGCAGTTTCCCGTGGCGACCATCTCCTTCAACGTGGCCAACGGCTCGTCGCTGGGCGCGGCGGTCAAGGCGCTCAACGCTACAGAGGCCGAGCTCAGCCTGCCTGCAGCCCTGCGCACCCAGTTGCAGGGCGCGGCCAAGGCCTTTGCCACCTCGACCGACAACCAGATATGGCTTATCCTGGCCGCCGTCATCACCATGTATATTGTGCTGGGAGTGCTGTACGAAAGCTACGTGCACCCGGTGACCATCCTTTCCACCCTGCCGTCGGCCGGGGTAGGGGCGCTGCTCGCGCTTATCGTGGCCGACATGGATCTGGGCGTGGTGGGCATAATCGGTATTATTCTGCTCATCGGCATTGTCAAAAAAAATGCCATCATGATGATAGATTTTGCCCTGGATGCGGAACGCAGCGAGGGCAAGGAACCGCTGGCGGCCATACGACAGGCCTGTCTGCTGCGCCTGCGGCCCATACTCATGACCACCATGGCGGCCCTGCTTGGCGCGTTGCCCCTCATGCTCGGCTGGGGCATGGGCGCGGAGCTGCGGCGGCCGCTGGGCGTCACAATGGTGGGCGGGCTTATTTTCAGCCAGGCTCTTACGCTGTTTACGACTCCGGTCATCTACCTGTGGTTTGACCGCGTCGGCAGGCGGTTCCGGGGCGGCAAGGCGCAAAGCTCCGGGGCCGGGCAGGAGCACTCCCACGGGGAAGAAAGCGGCCTGAAAGTGCCTGGCCGGGAGACTCGGCCATGAACACAGATCGGGACGCCGCCAAAACTTCCGCTGCCCGCGGTGCTGAACAGGGCACGCAGGATCAGGCCAGCTCCACTGGCAGGGGACGTCCGTCGCTGACCAACAAGCTCAAGGCCCTGCGTGAATCTGGCCGCCAGCACCGCTTCGGGCCGGAGGTCTTGCCCGTCAGCCTCTCCGCCCCGTTTATACGGCGGCCTGTGGCAACGGCCCTGCTGACCTTTGCCATTGCCCTTGCTGGCATTGTGGCCTTTGGGCTGCTGCCCGTAGCCCCTTTGCCGCAGGTGGACTTTCCCGTGGTGGTGGTGCGGGCCAAGCTGCCCGGCGCGGGCCCGGAAACCATGGCCGCCACTGTGGCCACGCCGCTGGAGCGCTCGCTGGGGCGCATTGCCGGCGTTACGGAAATGACCTCAACCAGTTCCCTTTCGAGTACCGAAATAGTTTTGCAGTTTGACCTTGACCGCAACATCGACGGCGCGGCCCGGGACGTGCAGTCGTCCATCAATGCGGCGCGCTCCAACCTGCCCACCATGCCCGCCAACCCCACCTACCGCAAGGTTAACCCGGCGGGCGCGCCCATCATGATTCTGGCCATTTCCTCGGATGTGCTCACCCGCACCCAGCTGTACGACGCGGCATCCACCGTGCTGGCGCAAAAAATTTCGCAGCTGCCGGGCGTGGGCGAGGTTATTGTGGGCGGCGGCGCGCTGCCCGCCGTGCGGGTGGACGTTATACCCGACGCCCTCAACAGGGCGGGCCTGACCATGAGCGACGTGCGCGCGGCCCTTGCTGCGGCCAATGCCTTTATGCCCAAGGGGCAGGTGGACAACGGCGGAACATTTTGGCTTGTCGGCGCGAGCGACCAGCTGCGCAAGTCTGGAGACTACAAATCGCTTATTGTTGCCCGCAGGGCGGATAAAACCATACGCCTTTCGGATGTGGCCAATGTGATCGACGGACCGGAAGATGTCCGCGCCATGGCTGTTTCGGACGGTAAACCCTCGGTGCTGCTTATTGTGTTTCGTTCGCCGGGGGCCAACATCATCGAGACAGTCGACCAGGTAAAGGAAATGCTGCCGCAGCTGCGCTCGTGGCTGCCCGAAAGCGCCGACCTGGGGCAACGCCTGGACCGCTCGCTGACCATCCGGGCCTCGTTGCGCGAGGTCGAAAAAAGCCTCGCGCTTTCCATGGCGCTGGTGGTTCTGGTGACCTTTCTGTTTTTGCGCAACGGCAGGGCCACGGCCATACCGGCGGTGGCCGCGCCCGTGTCGCTGCTGGCTACGTTTGGCGTCATGTATTTGTGCGGCTACAGCCTGGACAACCTTTCGCTCATGGCCCTGACCGTTTCCACCGGCTTTGTGGTGGACGACGCCATTGTGGTGCTCGAAAACATCGTACGGCGTCTCGAATCGGGCGAAAGCCCCATGCGGGCGGCCCTGCGCGGCGCGCGCGAGGTGGGCTTTACCGTCGTATCCATTTCCATTTCGCTGGTGGCGGTGTTTACGCCCATCCTCTTTATGGGCGGGCTTGTGGGGCGTTTGTTCCGCGAATTTTCCGTGGTGCTCACCACTGCGGTGCTGGTCTCCATGGTAGTGTCGCTGACTACAACGCCCATGATGTGCGCCATGTTGTTGCGCCCCATGGCGCACGGAGACGCCGCGGCAGCGCAGGCGGCCAAACTTGGCGCGGGTGGGCTTGCGGGTTTGTGGTGGCGGCTGCTGGCCCGTGTGGGAGATTTTTGGGGCCGTCTGCTGTCGGGCATGCAAAGTGGCTATGCGGCAACCCTGCCCGTGGTGCTGCGTCATCCGCGCCTGACCATCTGCTCGTTGCTGCTGGTCATTGCCGCCAACGTGTGGATGTTCGTTGTTGTGCCAAAGGGGTTTTTTCCGCAGCAGGACACGGGCGTCATCATGGGGGGCATACGTACCGACCAGAGCGCATCGTTTCAGGCCATGCAGCAAAAACTGCGCAAGCTTATCGATGTTATCAAGGCAGACCCCGCCGTGCAGCATGTCTCGGGCAATATCAACAGCGGGCGCGGGGGTGGCGGTGGGGTTTTTATCGCTCTGAAGCCTCTGGCGGAGCGCAAGCTTGACGCCATGGGCGTTATTGCCCGTTTGCGCGGCAAACTGGTGGCAGAGCCGGGCATGCAGATTTTTTTGCAGCCGGCTCAGGACATCATGATGGGCGGGCGCGGCTCTCGCTCGCAATACCAGTACACCCTGCAGGCCGACAATCTGGAAGATCTGCGCCAGTGGGGCCGCAAACTGCAAAGGGCCGTGGCCGCCAACCACCTGTTCAAGGATGTGGACAGCGATATTGAGGAGCGCGGGCTTGAGACCATGGTCAAGGTCGACCGCGATGCCCTGGCCCGTTACGGCCTGACCATAAAGGATGTGGATGCCGCGCTGGGCAGCGCCTTTGGGCAAAGCCAGGCCTCGACCATATATCAGGATAAAAATCAGTACCATGTGGTGCTGGAGTATGGGCCGGACTGGCTGAACGGCGCTGACGCCCTTGGCAAGGTGCGCCTGCCGGGCAAGGAAGGTCTTGTGCCCCTGCTCAGCGTGGCCACCATTGTGCCTGCGTTTGCCCCCCTCTCTGTGGCGCACCAGGGGCAGTTTGCCGCTGTGACCATATCTTTCAATCTGGCGCAAGGGGTCTCGCTTTCCCAGGCGCAGGCCGCGCTGGCGGCCATAAAGGCGGAGCTGGGCATGCCGTCCACAGTAGTAAGCGGCTTTCAGGGTACGGCCAAGATGTTCAGCGACACGGCGGGCAACCAGATTGTGCTTGTGCTGGCCGCGCTGGCCGCGCTGTATATTGTGCTGGGCATGCTGTACGAAAGCCTCATCCATCCGCTGACCATCCTTTCAACCCTGCCTTCGGCGGGCGGGGGAGCCTTGCTGGCCCTGATGGTCTGCGGCATGGAGTTTAGCGTAATTGCGCTTATCGGCGTGCTGCTTTTGTGCGGCATTGTCAAAAAAAACGCGATCATGATGATAGATTTTGCCCTCGAGGCGGCGCGCACCCGCAACCTGCCCCCCGACAGGGCCATTTATGAAGCCTGCCTGCTGCGCTTCAGGCCCATCATGATGACCACCGCCGCAGCCATACTTGGCGCAGTGCCTCTGGCCATGGGGCACGGAGACGGCGCGGAAATACGCCAGCCTCTGGGCGTGACCATTGTGGGGGGGCTGTTGGTAAGCCAGGTGTTGACGTTGTACACGACCCCGGTGGTTTACCTGTGTCTCGACCGGCTGAGCCGCCGCTTTAATCAGTGGCGCAAAAATCGCCGGACGTTGCGACAGCAGGGCGACAATAGCTTAGCGGAGCTGTAAGTTTTTTCGCTCCCCCATTGCTCTTTGTCCATAATTAGTAAAGGATACAGACATTCCCCCCATTTGACGATTTACGAGGAATGCCATGTATCATCACACGTTGCGGATACTGCTGTGCTGTTCTGATGCATCGCTTGAGTCCTCGCTGCGCGACTCTGCGCCGCACCCCGGTTTTACCCATGCCATAACCGCTGCTGGCGCAAATGATCTGGCGTCGCTGCCGGCGCTGGCCGAGGCCGACATTGTGCTGCTGGACGCTCCGGCTCTGGAACAGTTGCCTGCCATGCGCAGCGCTGCACGGGCAGATGCGCTGTTTGTCTGCGTGGACGCGGGCGCGGCAGGGCTGGAAGAGCGGCATCTTTGCCTGCTCGACGAGGTATGGGCCGGGAGCCGCAGCGCCGCCCTCTGCTCCTTTTATGTGTCGCGGCTGCTGGATAGGGTGCGTCGGCAAAAGGACCACGACCTTGCCGCCCTGCAACTCAATACAGCCATTGATCTCACCACTGATCTTGTGTGGTTCAAAGACGTCGAGGGCGTGCACGTCAAAGTCAATCAGGCCTTTTGCCGCCTTGTGGGCAAAAGCCGCGAGGTGATAGAAGGGCGGGGGCATTATTTTATCTGGGATCTGGAGCCGGAGGAATACGCGCAGGGCGAATTCGTATGCCTTGAGACGGACGAAATCGTCATGAATTCGCGTGAGATAGGGGTATTTGACGAGGTTGTCAAAACCCCGCAGGGCATGCGGCAGTTCAAGACACGCAAGGCTCCGTTGTTCAACGACGAAGGCGGCATTATAGGCACAGTGGGCATTGCCCATGATGTGACCGATATCGCCAACGTGACGGCAGAACTGGATCTGGTGCTGCAAAGCATACCCTACGCGGTGATAATTCTCGACGCCGACAGGCGTATCGTCAATTTTAACGAGCGGTTCAGAAAGCTTTTTGGCATCGGGCCATCAGACTATATTATTGGCGAACCTCGCCAGGTGCTTCGTCAAAGGGCCATTGAGCGTCTCGGCTTTGTCCGCAGCGGCAAGCATGTCAAAATGCGTTCTGCCGTGGATGGGCATGAAAAGTACATTGACATGTACGAGAATGAAATATTTGATATTTTTAACAATGTGATCGGCATGATCTGCATCTACCGGGACGTGACCCGGCAGCGGCAGGTTGAAAGACGCCTCAGGCAGCGGGCCGACACGGATGATCTTACGGGGCTTTTCAACCGGCACTACTTTTTTAAAAATATCCCTGTCACCCTGCCTGTGGGCGCTGGGCTTGCCTATATTGACCTCGACAATTTCAAGTACGTCAACGACAAGTTCGGCCATTACACTGGCGACAAGGCCCTGGCGCTGACGGCCCAGATTTTGCGCAAGCATCTGCGCAATGCGGTCATTGCGCGTCTGGGAGGGGATGAGTTTGCGGCCTTTTTCCCCAACGGCTGTACGGAGGAGCTTCTGCGCAGCCGGGCAGGTGATCTGCTGGCGGCCATGGTTGGAGCCTATGAGGGGCACGAGGCTTTTCGGGGCTTGTCGGCCAGCATCGGCATCACCCTGGTGCAGCAGCCGGGCCTCTCGCGCGAAGACCTGGTCAGGCGCGGCGATGTGGCCATGTACGAGGCAAAGCGCTTTGGCAAGAGACGTTACTGTTTTTACTCTGCAAATCACGAATAGCGCGGCGGGTGCGCCCCATGCGGCGTGCACCCGCCGTGGGTTACAGGGGTTTGATGATGCGTGTTCCACCGTTTGAGCTTGAAGTGTTTTTTGGCCGGTACGAATTTTCCACGCCGTATCTGCTTGCCCAGTCCGACTGCGAGGCCGTGAGCATTGACGCACTGCTGCAGCTTGAGCCCGATCCCGAAGCGGCCCGGAGGGATTTTTTAAACACCAGCCTCGGATATGGCGAAAACAACGGCAGGCCCGACCTGCGCCGCGCCGTGGCCGACCTGTATTCAGACATGAGTCAGGAAAATGTGGTGCTGTTCACCGGCGCTCAGGAGGGCATATTTGCCTGCATGAACACCCTGCTCGAGCCGGGCGATCATGTTGTCTGCATGTTTCCGGCTTACCAGTCGCTGTATGAGGTGGCCCGCAGCCTGGGCTGCCGGGTGGACATGTGGCATCTGCGGCAGACGCCGCAAGGCTGGCAGGCGGACATGGACGAGCTGGCTGCTCTCGTGCGGCCAGACACCAAGGCCATTGTGCTCAACACGCCGCACAACCCCACGGGTTTTACCCTCAACAGCGAACAGACCGGGGCCTTGTGCGCGCTGGCCCGCAAATGCGGCGCGTGGATTTTTTGCGACGAGGTATACCGAGGCCTGGGCTGGAATGCGCAGGCGCAAGCCCCCGGCCAGAGCGCGGCTGCAGGGCAAGACCGGGCCGTCCATGCCCCGTGGATTGCCGATGCCTACGAGAAAGGTATTTCTCTCGGGGTGCTCAGCAAGGCCTATGGTCTGCCTGGCCTGCGTGTGGGCTGGCTGGCCTGCCGCGATGCGGCGGTGA is from Desulfovibrio desulfuricans and encodes:
- a CDS encoding MdtB/MuxB family multidrug efflux RND transporter permease subunit; protein product: MNLSRIFILRPIATSLLMVALFLSGLLGYRYLPVAALPQIDYPTIQVQTLYPGGSPDVMASVITAPLERQFGIMPGLVQMSSLSSAGASVVTLQFDLAIALDVAEQEVQAAINAANNLLPSDLPSPPVYNKVNPADPPVITLAVTSDAMPLTRLEDLVDTRMAQKISQVPGVGLVTLSGGQRPAVRVQVNPKALANAGLTLADVRTAIAKANVNDAKGSFDGPERASTIDSNDQLTSADAYADAIIGYRDGGPLRLRDVAEVVEGAENARLAAYVAGEGTPFRPAIVLSVQRQPGANVIGVADRVLQLLPVLKQTLPGNVDVRVVTDRTTTIRATVHDVQLELLLAVGLVIWVIWLFLRNARATVIPALAVPLSLVGTLGVMHLAGYSLNNLTLMALVIATGFVVDDAIVVIENISRYLEQGQKPVQAALTGAGQIGFTIISLTISLVAVLIPLLFMGDVVGRLFREFAVTLAVTILISAVISLTLTPMLCAVMLRPGQHAQQQESGRFFTRLLAWYEEKLDWVLRHQSITLAVAVGTLVLTVLLYAGVPKGFFPVQDTGVIQGMAEAPQDTSFEAMAGRQRQLAEVILQDPAVEGVVFFVGVDGINQSMGTSRLSIELKPLEDRDARAPVIARRIMEKAVALPGMTLYLQPVQDLTIEDRISRTQYQFTVEALDRDQLDAWIPRIVNALAQRPELEMVTSDYQSPGRMAWLNINRDAAGRLGISMSTIDNALYDALGQRLISTIFTQTNQYKVVLETAPRFRLGPQSMENIYVAGGDGKPVPLTSLATLEERPVRLSIARQGQFPVATISFNVANGSSLGAAVKALNATEAELSLPAALRTQLQGAAKAFATSTDNQIWLILAAVITMYIVLGVLYESYVHPVTILSTLPSAGVGALLALIVADMDLGVVGIIGIILLIGIVKKNAIMMIDFALDAERSEGKEPLAAIRQACLLRLRPILMTTMAALLGALPLMLGWGMGAELRRPLGVTMVGGLIFSQALTLFTTPVIYLWFDRVGRRFRGGKAQSSGAGQEHSHGEESGLKVPGRETRP
- a CDS encoding MdtA/MuxA family multidrug efflux RND transporter periplasmic adaptor subunit, which gives rise to MSDLQLGRGIVSAPGFFSGKRRFLLPLLLVLAALLCWRLFFAGGPARKGMNMDMPPVRIAPAIAQNVPHFLNGLGTVLPSSDVLVTSRVDGQLQRLHFQEGQRVKAGDLLAEIDPRPFKASLDQARGTLAKDQAQLDNARKDLARYAKLAQGDFIAAQQFETQRALVRQYEGSVEADKAAVDSAALQLSYSRITAPTSGRLGLRNVDEGNMIKASDTSGLVRITEVSPCDVVFTLPESQVPLVVQALRAHEDDVDRQPLPVQAWDREQKTQLGVGGLLSLDNQIDLSTGTVKLKARFPNRDGALYPNQFVNARLQVRVLQNAVTVPTSAVQLGTRGAYVYVVAKNDKGQDAVTVRPITPGIATDALTVATKGIEPGELVVVDGLDRLRDGIAVKVAATTETPKAQLAE
- a CDS encoding diguanylate cyclase; this translates as MYHHTLRILLCCSDASLESSLRDSAPHPGFTHAITAAGANDLASLPALAEADIVLLDAPALEQLPAMRSAARADALFVCVDAGAAGLEERHLCLLDEVWAGSRSAALCSFYVSRLLDRVRRQKDHDLAALQLNTAIDLTTDLVWFKDVEGVHVKVNQAFCRLVGKSREVIEGRGHYFIWDLEPEEYAQGEFVCLETDEIVMNSREIGVFDEVVKTPQGMRQFKTRKAPLFNDEGGIIGTVGIAHDVTDIANVTAELDLVLQSIPYAVIILDADRRIVNFNERFRKLFGIGPSDYIIGEPRQVLRQRAIERLGFVRSGKHVKMRSAVDGHEKYIDMYENEIFDIFNNVIGMICIYRDVTRQRQVERRLRQRADTDDLTGLFNRHYFFKNIPVTLPVGAGLAYIDLDNFKYVNDKFGHYTGDKALALTAQILRKHLRNAVIARLGGDEFAAFFPNGCTEELLRSRAGDLLAAMVGAYEGHEAFRGLSASIGITLVQQPGLSREDLVRRGDVAMYEAKRFGKRRYCFYSANHE
- a CDS encoding aminotransferase class I/II-fold pyridoxal phosphate-dependent enzyme, whose product is MMRVPPFELEVFFGRYEFSTPYLLAQSDCEAVSIDALLQLEPDPEAARRDFLNTSLGYGENNGRPDLRRAVADLYSDMSQENVVLFTGAQEGIFACMNTLLEPGDHVVCMFPAYQSLYEVARSLGCRVDMWHLRQTPQGWQADMDELAALVRPDTKAIVLNTPHNPTGFTLNSEQTGALCALARKCGAWIFCDEVYRGLGWNAQAQAPGQSAAAGQDRAVHAPWIADAYEKGISLGVLSKAYGLPGLRVGWLACRDAAVMEGIARYKNYLSICGATPSEALALVALRHGPALLKKNRQIIAENLKTADAFFARHANLFVYNRPMAGPIGFPRIRIGEPASGFCERLAHEAGVLLLPGSVYGISEPYFRMGFGRKSFAAHLARFEQWLATQGLA
- a CDS encoding efflux RND transporter permease subunit, coding for MNTDRDAAKTSAARGAEQGTQDQASSTGRGRPSLTNKLKALRESGRQHRFGPEVLPVSLSAPFIRRPVATALLTFAIALAGIVAFGLLPVAPLPQVDFPVVVVRAKLPGAGPETMAATVATPLERSLGRIAGVTEMTSTSSLSSTEIVLQFDLDRNIDGAARDVQSSINAARSNLPTMPANPTYRKVNPAGAPIMILAISSDVLTRTQLYDAASTVLAQKISQLPGVGEVIVGGGALPAVRVDVIPDALNRAGLTMSDVRAALAAANAFMPKGQVDNGGTFWLVGASDQLRKSGDYKSLIVARRADKTIRLSDVANVIDGPEDVRAMAVSDGKPSVLLIVFRSPGANIIETVDQVKEMLPQLRSWLPESADLGQRLDRSLTIRASLREVEKSLALSMALVVLVTFLFLRNGRATAIPAVAAPVSLLATFGVMYLCGYSLDNLSLMALTVSTGFVVDDAIVVLENIVRRLESGESPMRAALRGAREVGFTVVSISISLVAVFTPILFMGGLVGRLFREFSVVLTTAVLVSMVVSLTTTPMMCAMLLRPMAHGDAAAAQAAKLGAGGLAGLWWRLLARVGDFWGRLLSGMQSGYAATLPVVLRHPRLTICSLLLVIAANVWMFVVVPKGFFPQQDTGVIMGGIRTDQSASFQAMQQKLRKLIDVIKADPAVQHVSGNINSGRGGGGGVFIALKPLAERKLDAMGVIARLRGKLVAEPGMQIFLQPAQDIMMGGRGSRSQYQYTLQADNLEDLRQWGRKLQRAVAANHLFKDVDSDIEERGLETMVKVDRDALARYGLTIKDVDAALGSAFGQSQASTIYQDKNQYHVVLEYGPDWLNGADALGKVRLPGKEGLVPLLSVATIVPAFAPLSVAHQGQFAAVTISFNLAQGVSLSQAQAALAAIKAELGMPSTVVSGFQGTAKMFSDTAGNQIVLVLAALAALYIVLGMLYESLIHPLTILSTLPSAGGGALLALMVCGMEFSVIALIGVLLLCGIVKKNAIMMIDFALEAARTRNLPPDRAIYEACLLRFRPIMMTTAAAILGAVPLAMGHGDGAEIRQPLGVTIVGGLLVSQVLTLYTTPVVYLCLDRLSRRFNQWRKNRRTLRQQGDNSLAEL